Proteins encoded in a region of the Paenibacillus wynnii genome:
- the dcuS gene encoding DcuS/MalK family sensor histidine kinase produces the protein MFKRKRIYGVRTSITIMVCSVVTLVLLLLYVIFRNQIIPQTRQNLEDKAITIARTIAMMPLISDGLIQGRSEEIQAYTTRITRPNDIMFVVVIDMNSIRYSHPDASYVGKPFAGGGQDIALRGEESVSEGEGTLGKSIRAFVPVYDGRGYQVGIVVVGLSLEKVHRIISHNEWTIIAILLSGALLGALGAIVLARRIKQMMLWLEPSEISKLLEERSAMLQSTREGILAIDDNANITLINLEAERLLRQAGIKGEALRQPVSEYWPTLRLENMLNSGVAKLDEEIDLNGTTLLANSLPIWVKGAIVGAIVTFRDKTEISHLAERLSGVSLYAEALRGQAHEFMNKLHVIMGMTHMGLYEDLQHYIYGTVNNYQNEIGSITRHIKDPVMAGFLLGKLSRAREAGIQLILAEDCYLPSAKGSEIIHELITIVGNLLDNAMDALNETDNKEIHLAFHYQTDRLICTVIDNGSGVPESIRKEIYEQGFSTKGEDRGMGLYLVQRSVNRMNGHLTLHTTEGHGTEFIVEVPYIVEDDDA, from the coding sequence TTGTTCAAAAGAAAACGAATTTACGGCGTACGTACAAGCATTACCATTATGGTGTGCTCTGTGGTTACGCTTGTCCTGCTGTTGCTATATGTCATCTTCAGGAATCAGATTATCCCTCAGACTCGTCAAAATCTGGAGGATAAGGCTATAACGATCGCCAGAACGATTGCAATGATGCCTTTGATATCAGATGGGTTGATTCAAGGTAGAAGCGAAGAGATCCAGGCCTACACAACTAGGATTACTCGCCCCAACGATATTATGTTCGTGGTAGTGATTGACATGAATAGCATTCGTTATTCTCATCCCGATGCTTCCTATGTGGGCAAGCCCTTTGCAGGGGGAGGGCAGGATATCGCCCTGCGCGGAGAAGAGAGTGTCTCCGAAGGTGAGGGTACCCTAGGGAAATCAATCCGTGCTTTTGTGCCCGTCTACGATGGAAGAGGTTATCAGGTGGGTATAGTTGTAGTTGGACTCTCCTTGGAAAAGGTACACCGCATTATTTCACACAATGAATGGACCATTATCGCGATCCTGTTATCAGGGGCTCTACTCGGTGCACTTGGCGCCATAGTGCTGGCACGCAGAATTAAACAGATGATGCTCTGGCTGGAGCCATCCGAGATATCTAAGCTGCTTGAGGAACGAAGTGCTATGCTTCAATCAACACGTGAAGGCATACTGGCGATTGACGACAACGCGAATATAACGTTAATTAACCTGGAAGCGGAGCGACTGCTAAGACAAGCCGGTATTAAGGGGGAGGCATTAAGGCAGCCTGTTAGTGAATACTGGCCGACTCTACGGCTGGAAAACATGCTGAACTCTGGTGTTGCGAAGCTAGACGAGGAGATTGACCTCAACGGAACCACACTATTGGCTAATAGTCTCCCTATTTGGGTGAAAGGTGCTATTGTTGGTGCTATCGTTACTTTTCGGGACAAGACTGAGATTTCCCATCTTGCCGAACGATTATCCGGTGTGTCCCTTTATGCGGAAGCCTTAAGGGGTCAAGCTCATGAATTTATGAACAAGCTGCATGTTATAATGGGCATGACCCATATGGGATTGTATGAGGATCTGCAGCACTATATTTATGGAACTGTGAACAACTACCAGAATGAAATCGGGTCAATAACAAGACACATTAAGGATCCTGTGATGGCTGGATTTCTGCTTGGTAAATTAAGCAGAGCCCGTGAAGCGGGAATACAACTGATTCTGGCAGAGGATTGTTATTTACCAAGTGCAAAGGGTTCGGAGATTATTCACGAGCTGATTACAATTGTCGGTAACCTGCTGGATAATGCTATGGATGCTTTGAACGAAACCGATAATAAGGAAATTCATCTGGCATTTCATTACCAAACAGACCGTTTAATCTGCACTGTGATCGACAATGGCTCAGGGGTTCCTGAATCCATCCGTAAGGAAATATATGAGCAAGGGTTCTCCACAAAAGGTGAAGATCGGGGGATGGGGTTATATCTTGTCCAGAGAAGTGTGAATAGAATGAATGGGCATTTGACACTTCATACTACGGAAGGGCATGGGACTGAATTTATTGTAGAAGTGCCATACATTGTAGAGGATGATGATGCCTAA
- a CDS encoding MFS transporter, giving the protein MKASLKGQALLLLAVNGLFVLASALSGTFLNVYLWKSRQDYFMIGWFTLAQQLALGLSFWLAGKWVKEHNKMNALRLGIAVSGLFYMLVLWIGSKAVYYIWPLGCLLGIAIGLFWLAFNIVYFEITDAGNRDYFNGWIGLLGSLTGIIGPWLSGWLISYLHGERGYRVVFIISLCIYASAVVLSFFLKKRKTEGVYQWLEPLKQLQNKQSHWRPATMSLVFQGLREGVFSFLIGLLVYIAAKEESKLGQYMLITSAVSLVSYWAAGKWFKPKFRSVGMLVGSIMLVVVIAPLLWKVTFGTLLIMGIGTSLFIPLYMLPMVSTSFDLMGESKKSVGMRVELVILRELSLMVGRVAGTLIFIAVLSASESSLTITLLLLGLGVAPVGSWLFLRRVLPHDRDRV; this is encoded by the coding sequence ATGAAGGCCTCACTGAAAGGCCAAGCGCTGCTGCTATTAGCAGTGAATGGATTATTCGTGCTGGCGAGCGCATTGTCTGGAACTTTTTTGAATGTATACTTATGGAAAAGCCGCCAGGATTATTTCATGATCGGCTGGTTCACTTTGGCTCAGCAGTTAGCATTGGGACTTAGCTTTTGGCTTGCAGGGAAATGGGTTAAAGAACATAACAAAATGAATGCCCTACGGCTCGGAATTGCCGTATCGGGCCTTTTTTATATGCTTGTGTTATGGATAGGCAGTAAGGCTGTGTATTATATTTGGCCGCTTGGATGTCTTCTGGGCATAGCCATTGGTTTGTTTTGGCTGGCTTTTAATATTGTGTATTTTGAAATTACAGATGCCGGGAATCGTGATTATTTTAATGGCTGGATCGGTTTGCTGGGATCTTTAACAGGCATTATTGGTCCCTGGTTGTCAGGGTGGTTGATCTCCTACCTGCATGGTGAGAGGGGCTACCGCGTAGTCTTTATAATCTCACTCTGTATATATGCATCTGCTGTTGTCTTAAGTTTCTTTCTTAAAAAGCGTAAAACTGAAGGAGTTTACCAGTGGCTTGAGCCGTTAAAGCAGCTTCAGAATAAACAGAGTCATTGGCGGCCAGCCACCATGAGCCTTGTTTTTCAAGGGCTGCGGGAGGGCGTATTCTCATTTCTGATTGGATTGCTCGTATACATAGCTGCCAAGGAAGAAAGCAAACTGGGTCAATATATGCTTATCACCTCTGCGGTATCTCTAGTCAGTTATTGGGCGGCCGGAAAATGGTTCAAGCCAAAGTTCCGCTCGGTAGGCATGCTGGTGGGGAGTATTATGCTGGTGGTTGTCATTGCCCCGTTGCTGTGGAAGGTTACTTTCGGTACCCTCCTAATTATGGGTATAGGAACCTCACTCTTCATCCCGCTCTATATGCTGCCGATGGTATCAACCAGCTTTGATCTCATGGGAGAGTCCAAAAAAAGTGTGGGTATGCGAGTTGAGCTCGTAATCCTCCGTGAGCTTAGTTTAATGGTAGGCCGAGTTGCCGGCACCTTAATATTTATAGCCGTTCTGTCAGCAAGCGAGTCATCACTCACGATAACCTTGTTATTGCTGGGTCTTGGGGTTGCTCCGGTGGGGAGCTGGCTGTTTTTACGCAGGGTTTTGCCTCACGACAGGGACCGGGTTTGA
- a CDS encoding DUF350 domain-containing protein codes for MQGEIDNLLNHPLGALLGYFAVAILGLVIFLSIFEMVTKYNCWEEIRKGNVAAAMATGGKIFGMCNVLRFSIDSGASIYETMKWAVAGFILLLLAYFLFEFLTPVFSIDDEIAADNRAVGLIAMLISVSLSYVIGAAIF; via the coding sequence ATGCAAGGTGAAATCGATAATTTGTTGAACCACCCGCTTGGGGCTCTGCTCGGCTACTTCGCTGTAGCTATATTGGGGTTGGTTATATTTCTATCCATCTTTGAAATGGTTACAAAGTATAACTGCTGGGAAGAGATCCGCAAGGGGAACGTGGCTGCAGCTATGGCTACCGGTGGCAAAATATTCGGTATGTGCAACGTGCTCCGCTTCAGTATTGACTCGGGAGCGTCCATTTATGAAACCATGAAATGGGCTGTTGCAGGCTTTATATTGCTGCTTCTTGCTTATTTTCTGTTCGAATTTTTAACGCCCGTATTTTCTATTGACGATGAAATTGCTGCGGATAATCGGGCAGTAGGACTTATAGCTATGCTGATTTCCGTTTCCCTTTCTTATGTAATAGGCGCTGCTATATTTTAA
- a CDS encoding endonuclease MutS2 has product MDDKILHTLEYRKILNKLLQYTQTSMGQDRAEHLKPSGDFEGVKRLLQATDEGATVDRLKGIPSFSGISDVGGALKRASIGGMLGTTELLSVGNTIGGARRVKRFIAAMYEDEKIEILFALSDLLSEQKPVEDAIRACIDENADVLDTASTELATIRRELKVGETRIREKLDSMIRSTSVAKMLQDQLVTIRGDRFVIPVKAEYRAHFGGIVHDQSGSGATLFIEPETIVAMNNKLRETRLREEREIEIILHKLTAMVGDIAEEMKYDIDILGELDFIFAKARLAREMKASQPRMNDRGYLKLRKGRHPLILAEQVVPLDVEIGNQYSSIIVTGPNTGGKTVTLKTIGLLSLMSMSGLFIPAEEGSQMCVFDAIYADIGDEQSIEQSLSTFSSHMTNIISILKRMTPKSLILLDEVGAGTDPAEGSALAIAILEHIHRIECRMVATTHYSELKAYAYERKGVINASMEFDVQSLSPTYRLLIGVPGRSNAFAIAERLGLPGAILDHARGEVKEEDMRVEHMIASLEENRLVAENERGRAEVLRLETEELRNKQQKEIEKIEGQRDKRLEKAEKDAAAILDKARKEAEEIISDLRRLALEEGASVKEHKLIEVRRRLDEAEPKQRKKDTSRSAAKPPRKIQPGDDVAIYSLNQKGTVVELSGSNEAVIQLGIMKMKVRLDDLELLSTASKVSTAQPQLRATTVKRTRDENIRSELDLRGTNLEEAIMATDRFIDEAFLGNLGQISIIHGKGTGVLRSGIQEYLRKHRYIKSYRLGNYNEGGAGVTVAELQ; this is encoded by the coding sequence TTGGACGACAAAATTTTGCATACGCTTGAATATCGCAAGATTTTAAATAAATTGTTGCAATATACTCAAACCTCGATGGGACAGGATAGAGCGGAACATTTGAAGCCATCCGGTGATTTTGAAGGGGTAAAACGATTATTGCAAGCCACAGATGAAGGAGCTACAGTTGACCGATTAAAGGGGATTCCTTCCTTTAGCGGTATTAGTGATGTCGGTGGGGCGTTAAAGCGGGCCTCCATTGGAGGCATGCTAGGCACTACTGAGCTTCTTTCTGTTGGAAATACAATCGGCGGTGCACGTAGAGTCAAACGTTTTATAGCCGCGATGTATGAAGATGAGAAAATTGAAATCTTATTTGCTCTAAGTGATCTGCTTTCGGAGCAAAAGCCAGTAGAGGATGCTATTCGTGCTTGTATAGATGAGAATGCAGATGTGCTTGATACAGCGAGTACGGAGCTGGCAACGATCCGCCGTGAGCTTAAGGTCGGAGAGACAAGAATTCGCGAAAAGCTGGATTCAATGATACGTTCCACTTCGGTAGCAAAAATGCTGCAGGATCAGCTGGTCACTATTCGGGGAGATCGGTTTGTAATTCCCGTAAAGGCAGAATACCGTGCTCACTTCGGCGGGATTGTACACGACCAATCAGGTTCAGGTGCAACCCTGTTTATTGAACCGGAAACCATTGTGGCGATGAATAACAAGCTTCGGGAGACAAGGCTTCGCGAGGAACGGGAAATTGAGATCATTCTACACAAGCTGACAGCAATGGTAGGCGATATTGCAGAAGAAATGAAATATGATATTGATATCCTTGGCGAGCTTGACTTCATCTTTGCTAAGGCTCGTCTGGCCCGTGAGATGAAGGCTTCTCAGCCGCGTATGAATGACCGTGGATACCTTAAGCTTCGCAAGGGGCGGCACCCGTTGATTTTGGCGGAGCAGGTCGTTCCATTGGATGTAGAAATCGGGAATCAATACAGCTCGATCATCGTTACGGGACCGAATACCGGTGGTAAAACCGTTACCTTGAAGACCATTGGCCTACTAAGTCTGATGTCTATGTCAGGTTTGTTCATACCGGCTGAAGAGGGCAGTCAAATGTGTGTATTTGATGCTATTTATGCTGATATCGGTGATGAACAAAGCATTGAGCAAAGTCTCAGTACATTTTCTTCGCATATGACCAATATTATTTCTATTCTAAAAAGAATGACACCCAAGAGCCTTATTCTGCTGGATGAAGTGGGCGCGGGTACCGATCCGGCAGAAGGTTCAGCACTTGCCATCGCCATTCTGGAGCATATTCATCGAATAGAATGCCGGATGGTGGCGACTACACATTATAGCGAGTTGAAGGCTTATGCGTATGAACGTAAAGGTGTTATCAACGCAAGTATGGAATTTGATGTACAAAGTCTCAGTCCTACATACCGCCTCTTAATTGGTGTACCTGGACGAAGCAACGCTTTCGCCATCGCGGAACGATTGGGCTTGCCGGGTGCCATTCTGGATCACGCTCGGGGAGAAGTGAAGGAAGAGGACATGCGCGTAGAGCATATGATTGCTTCACTTGAAGAGAACAGGCTGGTTGCCGAGAATGAACGGGGGCGGGCTGAGGTTTTGCGTCTTGAAACCGAAGAACTGCGGAATAAGCAGCAGAAGGAAATAGAGAAGATTGAGGGTCAGCGGGATAAAAGGCTGGAGAAGGCCGAGAAGGATGCGGCGGCCATCCTTGATAAAGCCCGGAAGGAAGCTGAGGAAATCATCAGCGATCTTCGGCGGTTGGCACTGGAAGAGGGCGCTTCAGTCAAGGAGCATAAGCTGATAGAAGTACGGCGGCGTCTGGATGAAGCTGAGCCCAAACAGCGTAAAAAGGATACCTCACGTAGTGCGGCTAAGCCTCCCCGCAAAATTCAACCCGGCGACGATGTTGCCATATACAGCCTGAATCAAAAAGGGACTGTGGTAGAGCTTAGTGGTTCCAATGAAGCTGTGATACAGCTGGGTATTATGAAAATGAAGGTTCGATTGGATGATTTGGAATTGCTGTCTACAGCGTCCAAAGTTTCCACAGCACAACCTCAACTCCGTGCCACTACGGTGAAGAGAACCAGAGATGAGAATATCCGTAGTGAGCTGGATTTGCGGGGGACTAATCTAGAGGAAGCTATAATGGCGACTGACCGTTTTATTGATGAGGCGTTCCTTGGCAATCTCGGTCAAATATCAATTATCCATGGTAAGGGAACAGGCGTCTTGCGCTCAGGTATTCAAGAGTACTTGCGGAAGCACCGATATATCAAGAGCTATCGGCTAGGGAATTATAACGAAGGCGGAGCGGGCGTGACCGTGGCAGAGCTGCAGTAG
- a CDS encoding phage holin family protein: MKFLGHVVRFIVAAIVLVVVGWIVPQFTIGGFGSALILALVIALLGWVIEGIFGSKTTPFGRGIVGFLVSALVIWLAQFVVTGVSVSILGAILAALVIGIIDLFLPVATPFDARK, encoded by the coding sequence TTGAAGTTCTTAGGTCATGTAGTCCGTTTTATCGTCGCAGCGATTGTTCTAGTCGTTGTGGGCTGGATTGTTCCCCAATTTACAATCGGGGGTTTCGGCAGCGCCCTTATTCTAGCCCTGGTTATTGCTCTTCTGGGCTGGGTGATTGAGGGAATCTTCGGCTCCAAAACAACACCCTTTGGCCGTGGAATTGTAGGTTTTCTGGTTAGTGCCTTGGTCATCTGGCTAGCCCAATTTGTAGTTACCGGAGTAAGTGTCTCCATCCTTGGTGCTATTCTTGCCGCTTTGGTTATCGGGATCATCGATTTGTTCCTGCCTGTAGCAACTCCATTTGATGCTAGAAAATAG
- a CDS encoding GGDEF domain-containing protein yields the protein MRTRRQYHKQVVVGCGYIFSYLMYFLIEPFVDGAQMLLMMPIMISLVYFDRKLLYSLGFFSVVFYAGIYFGLERVVLHKPLLEFLLVECVFIVFVMMTQAVIIRAQEAQEHLEQLTKSEQGLMVERAISDKLLKIDALTGLYNHKTFHEYLDLLLEQCESNGLRLQLALLDIDNFKRVNDTYGHWVGDLVLKEVAAKLGGMIGLNDFAARYGGEEFAIIFTDKSLSEAYSYIEELRMSLASMGHPYAGGKPITVSVGLCNYEWGLGKELMFRKTDDALYKAKKEGKNTVITALTSQEEEYLLNIV from the coding sequence TTGCGCACCCGCCGGCAATACCATAAGCAAGTCGTGGTAGGCTGCGGTTATATTTTTTCCTACCTAATGTACTTTCTAATTGAGCCGTTTGTGGATGGCGCCCAAATGCTGTTAATGATGCCAATTATGATATCGCTTGTATATTTTGACCGTAAACTTCTTTACAGCCTTGGTTTCTTCAGTGTAGTGTTTTATGCTGGGATCTATTTTGGACTGGAGAGGGTAGTACTTCATAAACCGCTGCTTGAATTCTTACTGGTTGAATGTGTATTCATTGTGTTTGTAATGATGACTCAGGCTGTAATTATCCGTGCCCAGGAAGCTCAAGAACATTTGGAGCAGTTAACCAAGTCGGAGCAGGGCCTAATGGTAGAGCGGGCCATATCGGATAAGCTGCTGAAAATAGATGCTCTCACAGGGCTGTATAATCATAAAACGTTTCACGAATATCTGGATTTGCTGTTGGAGCAATGTGAAAGTAATGGCCTCCGTTTACAGTTGGCGCTTCTGGATATTGATAATTTCAAACGTGTTAACGATACCTATGGGCATTGGGTTGGGGATCTTGTATTGAAAGAGGTAGCAGCCAAGTTAGGCGGGATGATTGGGTTGAACGATTTTGCAGCCCGGTACGGAGGAGAAGAATTTGCAATCATTTTTACGGATAAATCATTGTCGGAAGCTTACTCTTACATCGAGGAACTGCGGATGAGTCTTGCGAGTATGGGGCATCCTTATGCAGGTGGAAAGCCGATCACTGTCAGTGTTGGTTTATGTAATTATGAGTGGGGTTTAGGAAAAGAACTAATGTTCCGAAAGACGGACGATGCTCTCTACAAGGCCAAAAAAGAAGGAAAGAACACCGTAATAACCGCCCTAACTTCGCAAGAGGAAGAGTATTTGCTGAATATAGTTTGA
- a CDS encoding cupredoxin domain-containing protein, protein MQRKFTLLLSILFILILTACGNNTTNKEVSGNNSGITDTGVAPETELVIKATNYSFDSKEYHLKKGVPVKIIFENESGNHGILIPEFNLKLNRENTSQVIIPEEAGTFEMSCSVMCGSGHSAMIAKIIVD, encoded by the coding sequence ATGCAAAGAAAATTTACTCTGCTATTATCTATTTTATTCATTCTTATTCTCACTGCCTGCGGTAACAACACCACTAATAAAGAAGTCTCAGGTAACAACAGCGGTATTACGGATACAGGAGTTGCTCCGGAAACAGAATTGGTAATTAAGGCAACCAACTACAGCTTTGATTCTAAAGAATACCATTTAAAAAAAGGGGTTCCTGTCAAAATTATTTTTGAGAACGAGAGTGGCAATCACGGTATCCTCATCCCCGAATTCAATCTAAAGCTGAACCGGGAGAATACCTCTCAGGTTATCATTCCAGAAGAAGCAGGTACTTTCGAGATGAGCTGTTCTGTTATGTGCGGTTCTGGCCATAGTGCTATGATCGCTAAAATAATCGTGGACTAG